The DNA window AATTCGGTCCATTTAGTCCACATTAGCTCTAATTagtccacattggtcctattctgTCCTCTTCAGTCTAATTCAGTCCATCTAGTCCACATTGGCCCAATTCCATCCACATTGGTATTATTctgtccacttcggtccattctgtccactttaGTCCTATTCAGTCGATTATATctactttggttctatttggtcctattcggtccattctatCCACTTTAATTTACTTCGGTCCAATTCGGGCCATTCgctccactttggtccattttgtccactttggttctattcaaTCCATTATGTCCTATTCAATCTGAATTAtttctatttggtccacttcggtcATATTTGGTTCCGTTCAATCCATTctatccactttggtcctattcggtatATTCGTTCTTATTCAGTCCTATTATCtccatttggtccaatttggttcATTCATATCACTTCAATTCATTTTGGTATCTATTTTTGTGCACTTACATAATGGGAAAAGACATGTTTGGGTTGAAAGCAcctaatttaaataaaaatttattataaaaaaaaatctcaaacttggaataaataaaatcttaagtatagtatttattgttattacaCTTTTATTGAACCACATTAATGTAGCATTTTAGTCCACTTCGGTATGgttaaatttaagtgaaagtcaaatttaagtgaaaatatttctaaatataaaagctatgaatatataaatataatcttTAAGGCAGTTATTTGTTTGGTTTACTGTCATTACTTaaagaaaaccacaacaaaacatgttatattttaaaaaatttgaaaaagaaaaaagaagaagaagatagtgATGAGAAATAAAAGAGGGCTTTACGAGATttttatcatcatcattattattatattaaggCTTTGCAGTTTGGTGGGGAAGTAAAAAAGACAGTGGAAAGATTTGGCTAAATATTTTGTAggaaaattatgatattttttctataaaaattattttaatcataATAGTAAAAACAAATGGGCATTTGGTCTAGTGGAACGATTTCCCAcaacctttgttttttttttttttttggaaatcacaacttacCTACTTATGGTTtggccaaaatttaagttgcctacctgtggtttgaaatttgacactttactcgTCTGAGATTAGCTCAATTAGAGTTTCGTAACCCATCTATGTTAAAAATTGGGCTAAATATGTAATTCTGTtccacttttatgtctctctccttgaaaaacacacaaaaaaacataaaaatacaagatgaTAAAAAAGAATCTAGGAGAACATTTGCTTTTTGGGATTTCAAACTACatgtaggcaacttaaattttaatcaaaccTCAGGTAGGTAAAGTGTCGAATTTCAAATCACATTTATGTAACTTAAATTTTTGCCAAACCATAAGTGAGTAaatcgtaattttttttttttttttttgaaacaaaatgaCATCGTTATACACTACACTAAAAACCCTACTAGATGACATATATagggtttttatatttttccgAACAAGAAAAGTAGTATAGAAAACTTAATGATTTCTTTTGAACACCATATATATAcaccatataatttttttttgaaaatataatttataagtggataaagtaatttgaaaattaacaagaaagtGATcgtattttttaggcaatgttttggtgggagttagagttgcatttttacCAGATTGTCCTGTAGTTttatctctacttaaacataggggtataagggcatttttgaactaaaaaaatgaggaatccaaacaagggaagccccttaaataatagtatagataacaAACAACAATACTAGATTTGGCTCTACAAATACAGAAAACCAAACCTCATCATTGATGGTTTCTTTAGGTTTAATGGGAGTGTGGTCATATTTTGTAGATAGTGTTTTACGTGGGAGTTAAAGAAGCACTTTTACCAAATTTTGCCTCTACTTAAACCTAAGcggtaggggtattttggaacaaaagaaaaatctggTTCAAACAGgagaaaccccttaaatagtagtacagaaaataaaaaccgaATAAGCAAAAGAAGttaaagagaaaatttaaattttagtaaaGCAGTTCCTCAGGAGTAAAACATGGGAGAGTAGAATTCAAGCAATTTGTTAGGAATAAAATGTGGGAGTGGAATTCAAACAtgttaagggtttttttttttttttttttttttttttttcaaaatagaaacaTGGTAGATAATTTTTTGATACAACGTGGCTTTTTTCATTaggctttttgtttttaatttttatcaatttaagattttaaaccatttcttatgatttagagataaagataagtttattaaattaagggtatttcattagttgtgtgtgtgtgtgttttttttttactgaacgtgaggtttttttattttttttatttaagaataaaatattagaaacgTGTGTTAGATTAAGTGGGTTAGTGGGAGTATTCCTATTTTgtggataatgtttttttaaatttatctaaaatctTTGGGTGTAATGGGAGTGTGGTCATATTTTGTAGATAATATTTTACGTTGGAGTTAAAGAAGCACTTTTACCAAATTTTGCCCCTACTTAAACCTAAGcagtaggggtattttggaacaaaagaaaattctagtCCAAACAAgagaaaccccttaaatagtagtatagaaaataaaaacggAATAAGCAAAAGAAGTAATCCGGATAAGCAAAAGAAGTTAAAGagaagtttaaaattttaaatttgatagtaaagcagTTTCTTAGGAGTAAAACATGGGAGAGTAGAATTCAAGCAATTTGTTAGGAGTAAAACGTgggattggaaaaaaaaaggggtggccggggtagtttttttttacaaaacgtaggatagttttttttttttttttcaaaatagaaacGTGGTAGATAATTTTCTGATACAACGTGGCTTTTTTtcattaggttttttgtttttaatttttatcaatttaagattttaaaccattttttatgatttaaagataaagataagtttattaaattaagggtattttattagttattttattttattttttgactcaACGtgaggtttttaaaaaataaaaataaaatattagaaacgTGTGTTAGAATAAGTGGGTTAGTGGgagtgttcctattttgtaggtaatgtttttttaaaatttatctaaaatttaggaccttttaaattgataattttacatgtctaaccCTACTATTTAAGCTTTACAAACCGgataaatctgaaaattttttgggcATCAAAATTGAGAAACCCAAACAGaagaagccccttaaataataactagcctctgagcacacaTGTACTCAGAAGCTCTTCTATTTGTTgggtaaaatttaataatttgcatcaattataatttgagattactacattttccaatcacaaaatacttaggggtgtgatgagtgttatgcCTTTGtggatgaaatatttttttcatcacacccttaGGTATTttatgattggaaaatgtaataatctcaaattataattgaaacaaattattaaatttactcAACAAATAGAAGAGGCTAGtatctatttttgtttcttgtttttgataggaaaaaaaaattgcaacttaGGGttgtttaacttgttttttttttttttttaatatatatttttaaataaaaaacaataaatatatagttgtttTGAAGAAGTAAATTAGTGGAAGAGTGATTATATTATGTAGGAAATGTTTATGTGGGAattagagatatatttttactatgtTATCTTCAAGTTTTGTGACTGTTAGATATATGTTTTAGGataatttttaaacacaaaaaaagacaTAGATTGACAGGAAAAATTTATCCcaatttctttctcttataCCGATTTTCGCTTCTCTCCTTATTTCTTCGTGTGTGCCCTAAAAGATTAGTCTGAAATAGGTTAATAGTCATCACATCAGACTCATTAAATGGATAAACGATAATAGAGAATTTATCGCCTtctgcttatcaaaaaaaagaagaacaagaacaaaCGCCAATAATGTTTGAGCATGGAGCAACGCTTGTGTCAAAATCTAACCAACCAATTAGATCTAATGAGTGTATCttgaaataaaaatgacataattCCTAAAGGGTGTAAAATGACATAACTGACAAAAGGAACCAACCGAGGAAGTCTGGCATCAAATACTTCCCAGTCTTTTGTTTCACTTTCACCCATATGAAGTCTAGCATCAAAACTCCAAATGAAAAACTAAGGTAATcaccataaatttatttaatttaacaataaaacCCCAAAAACTAATCACCCACCAAATACAATAATTCCCAATTATTTGAGTCAAAATTCCAAACTAAGAATAGCCCAAGAAGAAGCATAATAAGATGAAGATATCAAATTTATGTCCTTTTGCGTCTTTACTGTGTACTCTGCTACAGTGGAGAAGCCAACTTGATCAGTCATTTTGCACAACAGAAACTCTTCACCCGCTACAGAGAGTGGTGGTGATGGGATCAAGGATTTGCGTAAGGTTTAGAATATGAAGTGGTGAACTGAACTGCTGCTATTCAGgttgaaaatcaaaaaattgataacaaagaaaaaggagagaggaCAGATAACTCATAACTGGATAATAAGAAGTGGGGGAGTTTGAACTTCCAGGACagtttttaattcaaaaattttggtagTTGTGGTTTGGGAGGAAAACATGGAATTCGCAGATGTGTGTTACTGGGATGAAAGTGAAACAGAGGAATCAGTACGTGTATTAGTGGGAGGTTTAAaactttgggttttgtttttacgTATTTCTCCTTGTTAGCTGAAACATTGTATAAGAGAACAGAATGGGGATATTTTGGGCATCTAAAAGTATCCAAACAGGGGAGCCCTTAAATGGTAGTATAAATAATACTATAGGTAAAAAACAACAATTCTAGATTTTGCTCTACATATACAGAAAAACAAACCTCATCGTTGATGGTTTCTTTGGGTGTTCTTTTTCAGAGTCTATCTTGTACTTTCTAAGATGGGACTCTGTTTTGCAAAAGCATAAAGGTGAGACAAGAATCAAGATCATTAGAtcaacttcttttctttttctttgtaagAATTTTCTTGTTAAAGTTCATGTAACATGGGACTTTCTCAGTAAAAAAGTTAATCGCTTTGTTGTTATAACTTTCATTCTCTTCTTCACAGTGAAAATAGATGGGATTTTTATTCATGGGGTATAGCAACAATGATCAATAAGTTTTTCATTGTGTAAAATGACATGTGAAGTTATCTGAGATTGTACCACAATATGTAAACAAATTTATTGTCTACCcgtattattattgtttatgaGTGTTATGACCCAAATGATGTTGATCATgcaatatatatagtttgtacATCACATCACACAAGGATTATTACGTTTTTGTAGAAGCACCATTCACAAGCATATAGAGCTGTTCTATTCTGTGACATAATCTTATTTcaaagatttgatttttataatttttaatagcTTGTCTCTAGTGTTATGATATTATGATGTTGCTGAACTAGCAAAACAAACATTGATATGTGTTGTGTTGTGTAATATAACATTCAAAAAAAGCCTGCATCACTATTGCAGTCGGATATCAACTTGAGGTATTGAGTGCATTGGCTTTAATTAGAAGTATCAGCACAAAGACACCTACTTTCATTCATAACTACTCAAAAATTATGCAAGGGAAAAACTCTCTTCGAACAAACtactaataattaaatattgtgctcacatgtttgttttcatttgaatattttCATCTGCAATGCCTTATTATTTTTCTCACTTATAATGTTATGTTATATGCTCAGAGAACCTAGTTTCGCTAGCAATGGCAAAGTAACAGCAAGACAACTTGGTATTCTCGGAGTCGAAGAAAGTAGTGTGAcctcttcaaaaaaaagaaaagaaagtggtATGACAGGACTTTGGTCTGGTCTTCCTGCAGAGCTTCTATCATTAATTGTGGATCGATTAGGCCTAATTGAGCTTCTGAGTTTTCATGGTGTATGTAAGGCTTGGAGAGCTGCTGCATCCACAGCTTTATCTAAGATTGAAGCCTCAGCCAATCGTAAACCCTGGTTTCTAATCTATGGTGAAAATTCACAATGCCATTTGTATGATGAATCTGGAAGAAGGTACACTACTAGCATCCCAGAATTGGATGGAGCAACTTGCATTGCATCACACCAAGGATGGATTCTTGTATTTCAAGGAGGCCCAATGTTCTTCTACTGCCCATTCTCTCATGCAAAAATAGATATTCCTACGTTTCCCCTTTCGGTACTCTCTAACCATGCTGCAGCATTTTCATCTCCTCCCACCACTCTTGAATGCATTGTTGCTGTCATGCATCGTGACATTATGTCTGGATTCTCGCTGTATGTTCTTCAACGTGGAGCTAATGCATGGGCTAAGTGTGAACTCATTCAATTTTATAATGTAAGGGAATTAGGTAGTGCTATATATGGGaatcaaaatttctatttttttgacaaaataaacaaattaattacCTTCTCTGTCAAGGACAAAACCTGTGTACAGCACACTCTACTTAAGAATGAGAATTCAACCACCATAAAGCATCTCCCATATGTTCGTAGTAAGAGTCATTTTGTGAGAAGAAACATGAAGAAGAAATTGGGGCTGGGTGAAGATGTTTCAATTTCTATCTGTGGAACAGTGGTACAGAATGATAGCACTGACATTATTATATGTAATGAGGAAGTTGAGTCTGCTGAAGAATTTGAAAGCTGTTACCTCAAAGGGGTATGGATCCAACCAAGATTTTTTCACCTCTCTCCAAATCAGAGCTGGTCATTTTGAGGGCTGATTTCTTcctgctattttttttagcaaaattttactcGTACTTTCTCTTGTATTATAGAAACACTGAGATTTCACCTCTCTCAAGATCAGAGTTGGTCACTTTGAGGGCTTGATTTTTTATAGCTCTTATTTTTTAGCAAAGTTTTACTCGTTATActttctattgtattatttGGAACACTGAGATCAGTGACTTTGTTCTCACGCAAAGAGTTGACTTCGAATTGGTTTCTTTGGGAAAAAAGAGCACTAAATTGTTGTCTACTAATCAATATAGTGTAGTGTAGTATAGCGTAAGCATTATGCCAGGATTTGGGAGTTTGTAATTGCTTTTTTAAGGACACCCTGCAATATATATGCCCCAAGAGTATTAAGCATATATTGATTTGTGTAACATTGCTGTTCAGGGCATTAGTGCCCCAACCTAGTTATGTtgtaaatttctttttcctttgcctttatttcttgaaaaatacattaaagcaagaaaaatataatgcAAGCGTAGCATTGAAGATGCATTTTGGTCCACAACTCACACCTTCAAAATGACATACCCCATATATACATGTATATGAGTATAGAAGCATCAATCAAGTTGCTAGTATTACGTCCGAGCAAATAACGAGTATTGAGTGTAAAGGAGGCAAGTGATCTCTTTCCAATATTTCGTATATTTTAAATGTGGCAGATGGTAAAATACCAGTGCCAATCAATCCAGGGAGTGACAAACTAATAGGAAATAAAGCTGTAAAATTGGCATGAGGATAACAAGCCACGGGATGAGCAAGGACCTTATTGGAGCCAAGTTATCTTCAAGCCCCAGTGCCATTCTAACAAAAAGAGGTCCTTGAACacaatttctttttacttagtgagaagagggaagagaaaTGGGGTTGCAGGAAGCCACAAACCGAGAacccaaacaaaattacaatacggattggccaaaaattatgtcTTTTCCTTGCAACCAGCACTTGCTTGCGAATTGGTTTCTGAATACATATTTCAAGCAATAATTGCTGCTACAGCATAAGAGCATGTCAAAGTAGATAATAACTCTCTGTAAACGGTGCTTTTCCAGTAGCAACAACTAGATATGCATCTATGGCATGATTCTTACAAAAATGAGAATGCACAACTATTCTTTATGTTCAGAGCATCATGTGACAAGCTCTTAATGCACATTACATAGTGAGAACTGAAAATCACTGGACCAAATGATGGAAATCCCAACATAGGAGTTGAACCACAAAAATTTATTGGCTTGCTTCATTTGCCTGTGACAAGAGCAATATCACTAATGTCACCATCATAAATACAGGGTATGATACTTGGAGCATCAAACAGatgtacttatcaaaaaaaaaacaaattaaagacATGGaggatttatgtaattttcttcaattatatTAAGGATATACAATAGAATCTATATTAGTTTTCAATAGTCACAagagttgataaaagaaaataacaatgtGGGGAATTTCATTTAAAACTGCCTTAGAGTCCCAACTATTGTAAGTtagaaacaatatatatatcagtTTCTTAAGATATTAGCTATGGAAATAAACCAACCAGAAGATCAAGGCTAATGATTAGCCTCAGGAGCTTGAGTGTTGGCATTGAGACTATCATAGCCTCCACCTGTTGATGCCACTGGATTGGCTTGATACAATAGTGGTGTGACCATAGGTGGTGCACCGTTGGAAGAGGTGGGTGCTGCTGTGCTTCCAGGAACTGTTGTGGCTACACTACCAGGAGGCCTTGGAATAGGATTTAATTGAGCAGGTAAGGAAGGAGCACCAGGTGGAGCCATCATAGGTGCCATTGCCGGAGAAGGCATATAACCTGCCAAATCCAAGAGAATTATTTAACATAACACGTTGCTACATGCTTATGGACAAAGAAAAGTTTGCATTGCATGTCTTGCACATGGATCAAACATTTTGTACCAAGATCACACATTAAATATAAACCTGGAAGAGAACTAGCATCAAATTTATATTTCATGTGTCTGACAAAGGAGTTTAGGGTAGAACCGTTTGATTGATGAAACATggtgataattttttaatgaaataaacaTGCAGACACAAATCATAATAATCTGCCAATGTTCTTGTCTATCCACCATTTGATTGCTAAATATTGGGAACCTAATTAAAGATGGATAGCATACAGCAGCAAAAAGTTGGGAAGGGGAAATGACCAACAGATCCTGGCTGGATCAGGGCTGGGATAGTGGCACCCAGTCCTAACCAGTTTAAAAAGGTTTGATCATGGGAGAGAGCAATAGCATCCCAATTCAGTGATTTCCTCACTAGtttacacaaataacaaaagaaagaaaacagatgTGCACAATAATACCAACTAGCAGTGGCAAAAGCAATGCGCCAAGTCAAAGAAAGATAGTAGGCACGGATGAAGCCAAacaattcaaaatatgaaaatctaCATGCAAAATGTGCTAACACAAGGAtaaatgcaaaatgtgtttcaTTTTACTTGGAGCACCAAGGGGTCTTGGCAAAACAGGAGGCCTAATCCCTGGGATTAATGGTGAACTTCCAGGTAACTGTGTGCTACCAGGCATCGGCATTACAGGTGTAGGTAGAATAGGAAGGCGGGGCCTCTGAACCATTAGATGTTGATTGTAAGCAGCACCAACCTGCTGGAATGCTGCAGTTTGCCCAAGATGTTCCTTAATCCTTTGGTCAATGAAGTTTTGGGTTTGTGCCTCCTCAAATTGCTGATAGTATGACCTAACATTTGCctgtatttattaaaaaaattagcatataaatataatcaagagagagagagagagagatatgtgAAGTACCTTATGTTTGTAACCTGCATTGTGCTGCTTTCTCACAGATGGCTGAGATAGAAAGACGATATCATCAGCAATATAAAAACATTCATTATGTCAATTTCTAGGAGCTGTAACTATGATATGCAGGAGAAGGCACATTAAcaatttcaaacttcaaaggaCATAGATACCGGTAAACCATGCAGATTTTCATAGTTAACACTTTTTAtgaa is part of the Quercus lobata isolate SW786 unplaced genomic scaffold, ValleyOak3.0 Primary Assembly Scq3eQI_358, whole genome shotgun sequence genome and encodes:
- the LOC115973683 gene encoding U1 small nuclear ribonucleoprotein C-like — translated: MPRYYCDYCDTYLTHDSPSVRKQHNAGYKHKANVRSYYQQFEEAQTQNFIDQRIKEHLGQTAAFQQVGAAYNQHLMVQRPRLPILPTPVMPMPGSTQLPGSSPLIPGIRPPVLPRPLGAPSYMPSPAMAPMMAPPGAPSLPAQLNPIPRPPGSVATTVPGSTAAPTSSNGAPPMVTPLLYQANPVASTGGGYDSLNANTQAPEANH
- the LOC115973681 gene encoding F-box/kelch-repeat protein At1g57790-like, giving the protein MTGLWSGLPAELLSLIVDRLGLIELLSFHGVCKAWRAAASTALSKIEASANRKPWFLIYGENSQCHLYDESGRRYTTSIPELDGATCIASHQGWILVFQGGPMFFYCPFSHAKIDIPTFPLSVLSNHAAAFSSPPTTLECIVAVMHRDIMSGFSLYVLQRGANAWAKCELIQFYNVRELGSAIYGNQNFYFFDKINKLITFSVKDKTCVQHTLLKNENSTTIKHLPYVRSKSHFVRRNMKKKLGLGEDVSISICGTVVQNDSTDIIICNEEVESAEEFESCYLKGVWIQPRFFHLSPNQSWSF